TCCCAGTCCAATAATTAGTGTGTACATTACTAAAGAATGTTCATACCAGATTAATAACTCAAGTAACCTTTTATTTTGGTTCCTGACATTTACAGAAGGCTTTAAGTATTATGTTGACATACTGTTGAAGTGCTTCGTTATTAGCCGTCTAAAGACATTATATGATTATACATAAAAATTTGTTATCGTAATAAAATCCGGTAAAAAGTAATTTTATTAAGGAATGACTAGACATAAAAAGGAAGCCGCTGCAAAACTATAGACTCAGTTTTACAGCGGCTTCCTTTTTATGTCTTCGGCTGTCTATTCTATTTTATGTTTAGGATCTTTCCATCAATTGACTGTCAGATTACGAAGGTATCCTAAGAATGCTGTTCCGTTTGAGTAATTAATGGTCTGTATGTTTGAGTAGTATAACTGCATTATTTTTTCTCAAGAATACAGACAACCATTTTTACAAAGCATTCTTTAAATAAGGGCAGCTTTGCCGGGAGTTTTAGAATACTTCTTAAGGGTACCTCTCTGTAGTAAGGAACATTAAAGCTTGTCCTTGCTAGAATTTTGTTAAACCTCTTTATGGTCATTTTATTTATATAGGAAAAATATTCTCTGCCCTTTTCATCCTTTGAAATGCGGAAATCAATACGCTCTTTTCCATCAGGAAGGTCTTTTACCAAGTCCTTGTAGACTTCTATGAGGGTAGCCTGGCTAAAAAACAGGTGAACCCAGGGAAAGCCTATGGCATCGCTTAGATGGGCTCCGAAGGGGTGGTGATAAGGTGGGAAATTGAGGTATATACGCCCGCCTTTTTTAAGCACACGATGACACTCGTTCAAAACTTTAAGCGGCTCAGATACGTGCTCCATTGCATCATTAACTATTATTGCATCAAAGGAGTTGTCTTCAAAATCCATGTTTGAAGCATCACCAAGGACAAAAGAGAAACGGTCTTCAAGGCCTTTTTCTTTGGCAAGGGAATAGGCATCATTTTCATACCTGGGTACAACATCTATTCCGTAAACCTTTTGGGCTCCCAGCGAAGCGTAATAAAGGGTTTTACCTGCAGCACCGCATCCGATATCCAAAACAACCTTGTCCTTAAACATTTCTTCAGTGCTCACTTTTTCCAGGTAAAACTTTATGGTTTCCATGCCCTTTTCGTATTGCCATTGGGAATAGGTTTTAACGCCCTGATTTTGAAGGTTGAAAGGGTGTACAGGTAATGGAAAAAGCTTATTTATTTTTTTACACAAGGCAGTGCCAAGACTCATTCTATTATCTCCTTATAAATAATTTTAGAATATAATCCAAAGTACTCTAAAACTATTTGTCTATATTGATTTATTATAT
This DNA window, taken from Pseudobacteroides sp., encodes the following:
- a CDS encoding class I SAM-dependent methyltransferase, giving the protein MSLGTALCKKINKLFPLPVHPFNLQNQGVKTYSQWQYEKGMETIKFYLEKVSTEEMFKDKVVLDIGCGAAGKTLYYASLGAQKVYGIDVVPRYENDAYSLAKEKGLEDRFSFVLGDASNMDFEDNSFDAIIVNDAMEHVSEPLKVLNECHRVLKKGGRIYLNFPPYHHPFGAHLSDAIGFPWVHLFFSQATLIEVYKDLVKDLPDGKERIDFRISKDEKGREYFSYINKMTIKRFNKILARTSFNVPYYREVPLRSILKLPAKLPLFKECFVKMVVCILEKK